One genomic segment of Bradyrhizobium prioriisuperbiae includes these proteins:
- a CDS encoding DUF1801 domain-containing protein codes for MKKSTTTAKKIKSVKEAPGEESASRLIDAKIKELGDWRGQVLARIRAIIKESDPEVVEEVKWRGVPVWSHAGIICTGETYKAAVKMTFAKGAALADPSDLFNSSLEGNTRRAIDVHEGDKINEKALKALIRAAVALNISKAKR; via the coding sequence ATGAAAAAGTCGACAACAACCGCGAAGAAGATCAAGAGTGTGAAGGAAGCTCCGGGAGAAGAGTCGGCGTCTCGGCTGATCGACGCAAAGATAAAGGAGCTGGGTGACTGGCGAGGCCAGGTGCTGGCCCGCATCCGTGCCATCATCAAGGAGTCCGATCCGGAGGTGGTCGAGGAGGTGAAGTGGCGAGGCGTTCCGGTGTGGTCGCACGCCGGGATCATCTGCACCGGTGAGACCTATAAAGCCGCCGTGAAGATGACCTTCGCCAAGGGCGCCGCGCTGGCGGATCCATCTGACCTGTTCAATTCCAGCCTCGAAGGCAACACTAGGCGCGCCATTGATGTTCATGAGGGCGACAAGATCAACGAAAAGGCGTTGAAGGCCCTCATCCGCGCTGCCGTGGCCCTGAACATCTCCAAAGCCAAACGCTGA
- a CDS encoding SRPBCC domain-containing protein, with amino-acid sequence MNATSTETRTVVVEREMAFPPEKLWRALTQPHLMAEWLMKNDFKPAVGHRFNLRGDWGGVLDCEVLAVEPHKTLSYTWNFAHDDAAFNLTSVVTFTLTPTSKGTHLRMEQSGFRPDQKQAFGGAKPGWQQFFTNLEQVLARTE; translated from the coding sequence ATGAATGCAACGTCGACCGAAACGCGCACCGTTGTTGTCGAGCGCGAGATGGCTTTTCCGCCGGAGAAGCTGTGGCGCGCGCTGACGCAACCTCATCTGATGGCGGAGTGGCTGATGAAAAACGATTTCAAGCCGGCGGTGGGGCATCGTTTCAACCTGCGCGGGGACTGGGGCGGCGTGCTGGACTGCGAAGTGCTTGCGGTCGAACCGCACAAGACGTTGTCCTACACCTGGAATTTTGCGCATGACGATGCGGCCTTCAACCTGACCAGCGTCGTCACGTTTACGCTGACGCCGACAAGCAAAGGCACCCATCTGCGCATGGAGCAATCGGGCTTCCGTCCCGATCAGAAGCAGGCCTTTGGCGGGGCCAAGCCGGGCTGGCAGCAGTTTTTCACAAACCTGGAGCAGGTGCTGGCGCGGACGGAGTGA
- a CDS encoding metalloregulator ArsR/SmtB family transcription factor, with protein sequence MPATHDVLFRTLADPTRRAIFERLCRDGEQTVGALTARAKVSQPAVSKHLGVLKQAGLVRDRHEGRQTHYSAQLGALAPLIDWTSQMAGFWEGRFDQLEDLLKRMDQ encoded by the coding sequence ATGCCGGCTACCCACGATGTGCTCTTCAGAACCCTCGCCGATCCGACGCGGCGGGCCATTTTCGAGCGGCTGTGCCGTGACGGAGAACAGACGGTCGGCGCCTTGACGGCGCGGGCCAAGGTCTCGCAGCCGGCCGTCTCCAAGCATCTCGGAGTCCTGAAGCAGGCAGGACTCGTGCGCGACCGCCACGAGGGACGCCAGACCCACTACAGCGCGCAACTCGGCGCGCTGGCGCCGCTGATCGACTGGACCAGCCAGATGGCCGGATTTTGGGAAGGCCGGTTCGATCAGCTCGAAGATCTACTGAAAAGGATGGACCAATGA
- a CDS encoding phytanoyl-CoA dioxygenase family protein yields MPTTEHLGLTSHEVQDFIDHGFVKIENAFSTELAQQCRNELWADIGLSPDQPDTWIRPVIRVGSKASPPFIEAANTDLLHKAYDQLVGVGRWLAPRGLGTFPIRFPSPDSPGDDGWHVDVSFGLDNPDFMEWRANVRSSGRALLMLFLLSDVGPNDAPTRIRKGSHPTLARELLPYGDAGATLRQLSANGYVSTEDCEVELATGAAGTVYLCHPFLVHAAQPHRGTQPRFMAQPPLLPRGEFDPALPPSPVQIAIRRACGLTL; encoded by the coding sequence ATGCCCACAACCGAACACCTCGGCCTGACCTCTCATGAGGTGCAGGATTTCATCGACCACGGTTTCGTCAAAATTGAAAATGCCTTCAGCACCGAGCTTGCACAGCAATGCAGGAACGAGCTGTGGGCGGATATTGGCTTGTCGCCAGACCAGCCCGACACCTGGATTCGCCCCGTCATTCGGGTAGGATCCAAGGCTTCGCCTCCCTTCATTGAAGCCGCCAACACAGACCTGCTGCACAAGGCCTACGATCAACTCGTGGGCGTTGGCCGCTGGCTTGCGCCCAGAGGACTCGGAACCTTTCCGATCCGCTTTCCCTCACCGGACTCTCCTGGTGATGATGGCTGGCATGTGGATGTGAGTTTTGGTCTCGACAATCCGGATTTCATGGAATGGCGTGCCAATGTCAGGAGCAGCGGACGCGCCTTGCTGATGCTGTTCCTGTTGTCGGATGTCGGTCCAAACGATGCGCCCACGCGGATACGAAAGGGATCACACCCGACCCTCGCGAGGGAGCTGCTGCCTTATGGCGACGCCGGCGCGACGCTCCGGCAGCTCTCCGCCAATGGTTACGTTTCGACTGAGGATTGCGAGGTTGAACTGGCAACGGGCGCGGCAGGCACCGTCTATCTGTGCCACCCATTCCTCGTTCATGCCGCGCAACCGCACCGCGGGACGCAGCCACGCTTCATGGCACAACCACCACTGCTGCCGAGGGGTGAGTTTGATCCGGCGCTGCCACCCTCGCCGGTTCAGATCGCCATTCGTCGAGCTTGCGGGCTTACATTATAA
- a CDS encoding tripartite tricarboxylate transporter substrate binding protein: MLAKFSRRHVITAGAAAAALPFLARGASAQAAWPSRQIRMICSYPAGGQTDLLARAFGEFITKQVGQTVVIENKSGASGSLGAMDVARAAPDGHTILCSISTTYVMNRVMMKNPGYDMDKDLTLVSVIPGAGLPLIANLKTGIKTLDDFIAFARKTGKVNFGTYSAGSSPHITINELNRQYGLNIEPVHYRGEAPMWTGLMEGTLDVAMGSYTAAQPVLQSKLGTAFAVSSKKVDALPHVRTLPEQGATSKFFTVSGFTGWALPKATPQPIVDRLAALCVAANQDPKVKEVLATFVLEPTIGFKETNALYQRELPVWMESAQALGLEPA; encoded by the coding sequence ATGTTGGCGAAATTCAGCCGTCGTCACGTCATCACGGCCGGTGCGGCAGCCGCTGCGTTGCCTTTTCTCGCACGTGGCGCTTCGGCGCAGGCTGCGTGGCCCTCGCGGCAAATCCGCATGATCTGCAGCTACCCGGCGGGCGGACAGACCGATCTCTTGGCACGCGCCTTTGGCGAGTTCATCACCAAACAGGTCGGGCAGACTGTCGTCATCGAGAACAAGTCGGGCGCCTCGGGCTCCCTGGGCGCGATGGATGTCGCGCGCGCGGCACCGGATGGCCACACCATCCTGTGCTCGATTTCGACCACCTATGTGATGAACCGGGTCATGATGAAGAACCCCGGCTACGACATGGACAAGGACCTGACGCTGGTCAGTGTCATCCCGGGCGCCGGGCTGCCTCTGATCGCGAACCTGAAAACCGGCATCAAGACGCTGGACGACTTCATCGCCTTCGCGCGCAAGACCGGCAAGGTGAACTTCGGCACCTACAGTGCGGGCTCGTCCCCGCACATCACCATCAACGAACTCAACAGGCAGTATGGTCTCAACATCGAGCCGGTGCACTACCGCGGTGAGGCGCCGATGTGGACAGGACTGATGGAAGGTACCCTCGACGTGGCCATGGGCAGCTACACGGCCGCTCAACCCGTTCTGCAAAGCAAACTCGGCACCGCGTTCGCGGTGAGTTCGAAGAAGGTTGACGCGCTCCCGCATGTCCGGACACTGCCTGAACAGGGCGCGACATCGAAGTTCTTTACGGTGAGTGGGTTCACTGGCTGGGCGCTGCCGAAGGCGACCCCGCAGCCGATCGTCGATCGGCTGGCGGCGCTCTGCGTGGCCGCCAACCAGGATCCGAAAGTGAAGGAAGTGCTCGCCACTTTCGTGCTTGAACCCACGATCGGCTTCAAGGAGACCAACGCCCTGTATCAGCGCGAATTGCCGGTCTGGATGGAGAGCGCGCAGGCGCTCGGCCTGGAGCCGGCTTAG
- a CDS encoding LysR substrate-binding domain-containing protein, translated as MRKLPPLNAVRTFEAAARHVSFTKAAEELHVTHGAVSRQVALLEDWFGVKLFRRAPSQLSLTDAGQHYYVEVTAILDRLALASMDIKEDVAPTVLRINAPPTFTMRWLIGRMATFQRKRPDIELRLTTALGPVNANEAGFDVAIRGEQGAINGWSSTHFMTELIAPVCHVDLLQRGELGRVSDLQRHTLITYLTEPYDWRQWFASAGGEMQAEQVVLRFEQMYFALQATQERLGVGLFPLFLIIDELRAGKLCLPFGALGLRKRSYSALFRQENRDWPAIKDFCGWLGDAGHETEQATRAWADTMGWKY; from the coding sequence ATGAGGAAACTGCCACCGCTCAACGCGGTCAGGACATTCGAGGCGGCCGCGCGTCATGTCAGCTTCACCAAGGCGGCTGAAGAGTTGCATGTGACCCATGGCGCGGTCAGCCGGCAGGTCGCGCTGCTGGAGGACTGGTTCGGGGTCAAGCTGTTCCGCCGCGCGCCGTCGCAACTCAGCCTGACCGATGCCGGCCAGCACTATTATGTCGAGGTCACCGCCATCCTCGATCGATTGGCGCTGGCCTCGATGGACATCAAGGAAGATGTCGCGCCGACGGTGCTGCGGATCAATGCGCCGCCCACCTTCACCATGCGCTGGCTGATCGGACGGATGGCCACCTTTCAGCGCAAGCGGCCGGACATCGAGCTGCGTCTCACCACCGCGCTCGGCCCTGTGAACGCCAATGAAGCGGGTTTCGATGTGGCGATCCGCGGCGAGCAGGGGGCGATCAACGGCTGGTCGTCGACCCATTTCATGACCGAATTGATCGCGCCTGTCTGCCATGTCGATCTGCTGCAGCGCGGCGAACTGGGCAGGGTGTCCGACCTGCAGCGCCACACCCTGATCACCTACCTCACCGAGCCCTATGACTGGCGGCAGTGGTTTGCCTCGGCCGGTGGCGAGATGCAGGCCGAGCAGGTGGTGCTGCGTTTCGAGCAGATGTACTTCGCGCTGCAGGCGACCCAGGAGCGGCTGGGCGTGGGCCTGTTTCCGCTATTCCTGATCATCGATGAACTGAGGGCCGGAAAGCTGTGTCTTCCGTTCGGCGCGCTCGGCCTGCGCAAGCGCTCCTATAGCGCGCTGTTTCGCCAGGAGAACCGGGACTGGCCGGCGATCAAGGATTTCTGCGGATGGCTCGGAGACGCCGGCCACGAGACCGAACAGGCGACAAGGGCCTGGGCTGATACCATGGGATGGAAATATTAG
- a CDS encoding MFS transporter — protein MDQTSATPHQSTIPARPVVVALIVLAISFVLAALGRGMSESFTVFLLPISNNFGWDRGQVVSIYSLTALTSGLVGPFVGRLFDRSGPRAVFTVGLLALGGAFLIAAYAQQLWQFQFSLGLCVGLGLASIGNVPGSILLGRWFGPRLPAAMSVIYSATGAGVLLMLPVSQVLIDHLGWRGAYQAYGYAVLFVLLPLLLVLPWRLFAAGSPHVTRPAAADIAGDGWTLPAAMRHHAFWALFATFFFTAIGMYSISAQVVAYLVDAGFPPLQAATAWGFSGVVLLFGMLSITWLDGKIGRRRSVLLSYAISIIGIGLLWLLKTYPNIWLLTGFVVCFGSMIGSRGPLLTATAMKIFRGKHVGTIYGSIAIGSGLGSALGSWSGGLIHDFTGSYDALLAFAFVSVILGMLPFLVVPALR, from the coding sequence ATGGATCAGACGTCTGCAACACCCCATCAATCGACAATCCCAGCACGACCGGTCGTCGTCGCGCTGATCGTGCTGGCGATCTCGTTCGTGCTGGCCGCCCTCGGCCGCGGCATGAGCGAAAGCTTCACCGTCTTCCTGCTGCCGATCTCGAACAATTTCGGATGGGATCGCGGCCAGGTCGTCTCGATCTATTCGCTCACGGCCCTGACCAGCGGCCTGGTGGGGCCGTTTGTCGGGCGGCTGTTCGACCGTTCGGGGCCGCGGGCCGTGTTCACGGTCGGCCTGCTTGCGTTGGGCGGCGCCTTCCTGATCGCCGCCTATGCGCAGCAACTCTGGCAATTCCAGTTCAGCCTCGGGCTGTGTGTCGGATTGGGCCTCGCCAGTATCGGCAACGTGCCCGGCTCGATCTTGCTCGGACGATGGTTCGGTCCGCGGCTGCCGGCCGCGATGTCGGTGATCTATTCCGCTACCGGCGCAGGCGTGCTGCTGATGCTTCCAGTTTCCCAGGTGCTGATCGATCATCTGGGCTGGCGCGGCGCCTACCAGGCCTACGGTTATGCTGTCCTGTTTGTGCTGCTGCCGTTGCTGCTGGTGCTGCCGTGGCGGCTGTTCGCCGCGGGATCGCCGCATGTCACAAGGCCGGCCGCAGCCGATATTGCAGGCGACGGCTGGACCCTGCCCGCCGCCATGCGCCATCACGCCTTCTGGGCCCTGTTCGCGACGTTCTTTTTCACCGCGATCGGAATGTATTCGATTTCAGCGCAGGTCGTTGCCTATCTGGTCGATGCGGGCTTTCCGCCGCTGCAGGCGGCGACGGCGTGGGGTTTCAGCGGCGTGGTGCTGCTGTTCGGGATGCTGTCGATCACCTGGCTTGATGGAAAGATCGGCCGGCGCCGCTCGGTGCTGTTGAGTTATGCGATCTCGATCATCGGGATCGGCCTGCTCTGGCTGCTGAAGACATATCCCAACATCTGGCTGCTAACCGGCTTCGTGGTCTGCTTCGGCAGCATGATCGGTTCGCGCGGCCCGCTGCTGACGGCCACCGCGATGAAGATCTTTCGCGGCAAACATGTCGGCACCATCTACGGAAGCATTGCCATCGGCAGCGGACTCGGATCGGCGCTGGGTTCGTGGAGCGGCGGCCTGATCCATGACTTCACCGGCAGTTATGACGCACTGCTCGCGTTCGCCTTTGTCAGTGTCATCCTCGGCATGCTGCCGTTCCTGGTGGTACCCGCGCTGCGGTGA
- a CDS encoding DsbA family protein, with the protein MHIRIYALVAAACLSFAVIAGPAWAQQSAPAFNDDQRRAIGDIIKEYLIQNPEILQQANAELERRMQQAQKIAQGKALKEARETLLSSRGSIVMGNPDGKITMVEFSDYNCPYCRKALDDVQALIAANPQLKVIVKEFPVLGPESVEASQAVLAATRQLDNQAKRAQYHDGLMRLRGRVNGDTALSAAGKLGADASAMRRDMKTDDIAAMIKENMSLGDQLGITGTPTFIVGDQILVGAVGLEQMQKAVSTVTE; encoded by the coding sequence ATGCACATTCGGATATATGCCCTGGTTGCAGCCGCCTGCCTCTCGTTCGCTGTTATCGCCGGCCCCGCGTGGGCCCAGCAATCGGCGCCGGCGTTCAACGACGATCAGCGGCGCGCGATCGGCGACATCATCAAGGAGTACCTGATCCAGAATCCGGAGATCCTGCAGCAGGCCAACGCCGAGCTGGAACGCCGGATGCAGCAGGCGCAAAAGATCGCCCAGGGCAAGGCACTGAAGGAGGCACGCGAGACGCTGCTGTCCTCGCGCGGCAGCATCGTGATGGGCAACCCGGATGGCAAGATCACGATGGTCGAGTTTTCCGACTACAACTGTCCGTACTGCCGCAAGGCGCTGGACGACGTCCAGGCACTGATCGCAGCCAATCCGCAGCTGAAAGTCATCGTCAAGGAATTCCCGGTGCTCGGACCGGAGTCGGTCGAGGCCAGCCAGGCCGTGCTCGCGGCGACGCGGCAGCTCGACAACCAGGCCAAGCGCGCACAATACCATGACGGCCTGATGCGGCTGCGCGGCCGGGTCAATGGCGATACCGCGCTGTCGGCAGCCGGCAAACTCGGCGCGGACGCGAGCGCAATGCGGCGGGACATGAAGACCGACGACATCGCCGCCATGATCAAGGAAAACATGTCGCTCGGCGACCAGCTCGGCATCACGGGAACGCCGACCTTCATTGTCGGCGACCAGATCCTGGTCGGCGCCGTCGGCCTCGAGCAGATGCAAAAAGCGGTGTCGACCGTGACGGAGTAG
- a CDS encoding acyl-CoA thioesterase domain-containing protein encodes MPIFQPLDIPHHWQPQPLAAGPFTGLQGGAVASLLTAEIEAVAADRQWGRAVSVTAHFLRPTPMAWLRTKQVIVTEGGRVSVVDNTLWAVGEAEPCATARVTLVRERGVEVPGLTEPRDASVDPTCYPARAVRAAHGGPWFMDAMEARAGDGVAWFRLDHDIIEGAGALSRVLGPADWSHGVARPLQNVVADPNPNLTVQLFKRPVGPWIGVRARTWWQPAAGLGTGQATLLDIHGEIGCVSMAVVLVPFPKPAPAMA; translated from the coding sequence GTGCCGATTTTTCAACCGCTCGATATCCCCCACCACTGGCAACCCCAGCCACTTGCGGCGGGTCCGTTCACCGGCCTGCAGGGTGGCGCGGTCGCGAGTCTTCTGACCGCTGAAATCGAGGCGGTCGCGGCCGACCGGCAGTGGGGACGGGCGGTCAGCGTCACCGCGCATTTTCTGCGGCCGACACCGATGGCGTGGTTGCGGACGAAACAAGTCATCGTGACCGAGGGCGGGCGCGTCAGCGTGGTCGACAACACGCTGTGGGCGGTCGGTGAAGCCGAGCCCTGCGCCACGGCGCGCGTCACGCTTGTGCGTGAACGCGGTGTCGAGGTTCCCGGACTCACCGAGCCTCGGGATGCTTCGGTCGATCCAACGTGTTATCCGGCACGCGCCGTGCGCGCCGCCCATGGCGGGCCCTGGTTCATGGATGCCATGGAGGCGAGAGCAGGTGATGGCGTAGCCTGGTTTCGCCTCGACCACGACATCATCGAGGGCGCCGGTGCGCTGTCGCGCGTGCTCGGTCCCGCTGACTGGAGCCACGGCGTGGCGCGTCCCCTGCAAAATGTCGTCGCCGATCCCAATCCGAACCTGACGGTGCAGCTGTTCAAGCGCCCGGTCGGCCCGTGGATCGGCGTTCGTGCGCGCACCTGGTGGCAGCCTGCGGCCGGCCTCGGAACAGGGCAAGCGACGTTGCTCGATATCCATGGCGAGATCGGCTGCGTTTCGATGGCGGTGGTGCTGGTGCCGTTTCCGAAGCCGGCGCCCGCGATGGCCTGA
- a CDS encoding histone deacetylase family protein, with amino-acid sequence MKAVYTELHRSHDPQFFLVRGVIKRTTEQPERADRLLAGLKAGKHSLVAPTVFGQGPRARVHSPEYLLFLEEAWDAWSALGDAGPEMIANVHPVRNAATYPSHIVGRLGWHTIDTSCPIGPGTWAAACSATDVATTAAQLVMDGEDATYGLCRPPGHHAYRDLASGFCYLNNSAVAAAHLRLKHERVAILDVDVHHGNGTQGIFYERPDVLTVSIHADPTLFNPFVWGYAHERGAGPGLGANLNIPLPKGTGDNDYIKAIGVAEKTIRAFAPTALVVALGLDASEHDPLAGLAVTTPGFRRIGAAIARLGLPTVFVQEGGYLSDILGANLTSVLAGFEEAR; translated from the coding sequence GTGAAGGCCGTTTATACCGAACTGCATCGCAGCCACGACCCGCAATTCTTTCTGGTGCGTGGCGTCATCAAGCGCACCACCGAGCAGCCCGAGCGCGCCGACCGGTTGCTTGCGGGACTCAAAGCAGGGAAGCATTCCCTGGTCGCGCCGACCGTGTTCGGCCAAGGGCCGCGCGCCCGCGTGCACAGCCCGGAATATCTGCTGTTCCTCGAAGAGGCCTGGGACGCCTGGAGCGCGCTCGGCGATGCGGGGCCTGAGATGATCGCCAACGTTCATCCGGTGCGTAACGCTGCGACCTATCCCAGCCACATCGTCGGCCGTCTCGGCTGGCACACCATCGACACCTCATGTCCGATCGGCCCCGGCACCTGGGCTGCGGCGTGTTCGGCCACCGATGTTGCGACGACGGCGGCCCAACTGGTGATGGATGGCGAGGATGCGACCTACGGGCTGTGCCGTCCGCCAGGACATCATGCCTATCGCGATCTCGCCAGCGGCTTCTGTTATCTCAACAACAGCGCCGTCGCCGCCGCCCATCTGCGGCTCAAGCACGAGCGGGTCGCGATCCTCGACGTCGATGTGCACCACGGCAACGGCACCCAGGGCATCTTCTATGAGCGTCCCGATGTGCTGACGGTGTCGATTCACGCTGATCCGACACTCTTCAACCCGTTCGTCTGGGGTTATGCGCACGAGCGCGGCGCCGGTCCGGGCCTCGGCGCCAATCTCAACATTCCGCTGCCAAAAGGCACGGGAGACAATGATTACATCAAGGCAATCGGTGTTGCCGAGAAGACGATCAGGGCCTTCGCGCCCACTGCACTGGTGGTGGCGCTCGGTCTCGATGCCTCCGAGCACGATCCGCTTGCCGGCCTTGCGGTCACCACCCCCGGTTTCCGCCGCATTGGCGCCGCCATTGCGCGGCTCGGCCTGCCCACCGTGTTCGTGCAGGAGGGTGGTTATCTCTCGGATATTCTGGGCGCCAATCTCACGTCCGTGCTCGCCGGCTTCGAGGAGGCGCGCTAG
- a CDS encoding ArgE/DapE family deacylase, producing the protein MTIESQLRDRVAASVDQGFAAQIAFTQDMIRFASVRGAEHAVQDFVFRALRERNYAMDRFEMDRGAIERHPGGAVFSEDHSAAPIVVGIHRPRNETGRSLILQAHVDVVPPGPAGMWSHPPFDPVIEGDWLYGRGGADMKAGHAANIFAIDALRRIGLQPAATVYVQSVVEEESTGNGALMTHLRGYKADAALIPEPEDEMLVRANVGVLWFEVEVRGLPVHVREMGAGANAIDAAYRIMGELRRLEAEWNERKAGRAHFETEAHPINLNIGKIEGGDWASSVPAWCKLSCRIAIYPGVSAKEASREIADRIAAFARSDNFLANNPPSVEFNGFFAEGYVLEPGSDAEAVLARAHQDATGQPLKSFMTAGYLDARVYALYDKIPTLCYGPYSQNIHGFDERVSIASLKRITTAMALFVAEWCGTEPSET; encoded by the coding sequence ATGACCATCGAGTCCCAGCTGCGCGACCGCGTCGCCGCATCGGTCGATCAGGGGTTTGCTGCGCAGATCGCCTTCACCCAGGACATGATCCGCTTTGCCTCGGTGCGCGGCGCTGAGCATGCGGTTCAGGATTTCGTGTTTCGTGCGCTGCGCGAGCGCAATTATGCGATGGATCGTTTCGAGATGGACCGCGGTGCCATCGAACGGCATCCGGGCGGCGCGGTGTTCAGTGAGGATCATTCCGCGGCGCCGATCGTGGTCGGCATTCATCGCCCGCGCAACGAGACCGGGCGATCGTTGATTCTCCAGGCCCATGTCGATGTCGTTCCGCCGGGGCCGGCAGGCATGTGGAGCCATCCGCCGTTCGATCCGGTGATCGAGGGCGACTGGCTCTATGGCCGTGGTGGTGCCGACATGAAGGCGGGACACGCCGCCAATATCTTCGCGATTGATGCCTTGCGCCGCATCGGGCTGCAGCCAGCCGCGACGGTCTATGTGCAGTCGGTGGTCGAGGAGGAATCCACCGGCAATGGCGCGCTGATGACCCATCTGCGTGGCTACAAGGCCGATGCCGCGCTGATCCCGGAGCCGGAAGATGAAATGCTGGTGCGCGCCAATGTCGGCGTGCTCTGGTTCGAGGTCGAGGTGCGCGGTCTGCCGGTGCATGTGCGCGAGATGGGCGCCGGCGCCAACGCCATCGACGCGGCCTATCGCATCATGGGTGAATTGCGCCGGCTCGAAGCCGAGTGGAACGAGCGTAAAGCCGGGCGCGCCCATTTCGAGACTGAGGCGCATCCGATCAATCTCAACATCGGCAAGATCGAGGGTGGCGATTGGGCCTCGTCGGTGCCGGCCTGGTGCAAGCTCAGCTGCCGGATTGCGATCTATCCCGGCGTGTCGGCCAAGGAGGCTTCGCGGGAGATCGCCGATCGGATCGCGGCCTTCGCCCGCTCCGACAATTTCCTCGCAAACAACCCGCCATCGGTCGAGTTCAACGGCTTTTTTGCCGAAGGTTATGTGCTGGAGCCGGGATCAGACGCCGAAGCGGTGCTGGCGCGCGCGCATCAAGATGCGACCGGGCAGCCGCTCAAGAGCTTCATGACCGCCGGTTATCTCGATGCCCGCGTCTATGCGCTCTACGACAAGATCCCGACGCTCTGCTACGGTCCGTATTCGCAGAACATCCATGGCTTCGACGAGCGCGTCAGCATCGCGTCGCTCAAGCGCATCACCACGGCGATGGCACTGTTTGTCGCGGAATGGTGCGGGACGGAGCCGTCCGAGACCTGA
- a CDS encoding GntR family transcriptional regulator, producing the protein MRLMSPPVGLPAIADSDLVGQVARILTQAIMQGRLAPGAKVVEAGVARELGVSRAPVREAARLLEQQGLLVASPRRGFFVRKLEAGDIDDIYDLRLCIERHASVLASRNLTPESRDALRRQIDVLHQTADLDDPARQVEEDYRFHRLVCEIADNRRLLRLFDDLAAELRMTIGLIGRLYDDPHEIARTHEPVLAAIEAGHPERIVAHVDHHIGYAWRQVSKLVRDIPMLSEADNKAEDNGENIDNDAP; encoded by the coding sequence ATGCGCCTTATGTCTCCTCCGGTCGGATTGCCCGCCATCGCCGACAGCGATCTTGTCGGCCAAGTGGCCCGAATCCTCACCCAGGCCATCATGCAGGGCCGGCTGGCTCCGGGCGCCAAGGTGGTGGAAGCGGGCGTCGCCCGCGAACTCGGCGTCAGCCGGGCGCCGGTCCGCGAGGCGGCGCGGCTTCTGGAACAGCAGGGGCTCCTGGTGGCGAGCCCGCGGCGCGGCTTCTTTGTGCGCAAGCTCGAGGCTGGGGATATCGACGACATCTATGACTTGCGTCTGTGCATCGAGCGCCATGCCAGTGTGCTGGCATCACGCAATCTCACGCCGGAGTCGCGCGACGCATTGCGCCGGCAGATCGACGTGCTGCACCAGACCGCCGATCTCGACGATCCGGCGCGGCAGGTGGAAGAGGACTATCGGTTTCACCGGCTGGTCTGCGAAATCGCCGACAACCGAAGGCTGCTGCGGCTGTTCGACGATCTCGCTGCCGAGCTGCGCATGACCATCGGCCTGATCGGCCGCCTTTATGACGATCCGCACGAAATCGCCCGCACCCACGAGCCGGTGCTGGCGGCGATCGAGGCGGGGCATCCCGAACGCATCGTGGCGCACGTCGATCATCACATCGGTTACGCCTGGCGCCAGGTCAGCAAACTGGTGCGGGACATTCCCATGCTGAGCGAAGCTGACAACAAAGCCGAGGACAACGGCGAGAACATCGACAACGACGCACCATGA